The following DNA comes from Myxococcales bacterium.
CGCTGATTGTCGTTGAAGTACGCCGGCACGGTCACGACGGCCTTGCTGACCGGGTGCCCGAGGTAGTCCTCGGCGATGACCCGCATCTCTTGCAAGATCATCGAGCTGATTTCGGGCACGGAGTAGGTCTTGTCGCGCAGCTTGATCCGCACGTCACCGTGGGGCCCTTCGACGATCGAGTAACTCGACGTCATCAGCGCGTTCTTGACCTGTGGCGAGTTCCACTTGCGCCCGATCAGCCGTTTGGCCGCGTAGACCGTGTTCTCGGCGTTGGTGATCGCCTGACGCTTGGCGATGTGGCCAACGAGACGCTTTCCCGCTTCCGTCACGGCGACGATGCTCGGAGTGGTCTTGTAGCCCCCGCGATTGGGGATGACGACGGGCGCTTCGCCCTCCATGACCGCGACGCACGAGTTCGTCGTGCCGAGGTCGATTCCGATGACCTTTTCCGCCATTGTTCCCTTTCCAAGTCTCCGAGTCGTTCAGCGGATCAAGCGTCTCCGCGCTTGATGCGTTTGATCCAGTCCTTGATCGTATCATCGCCCGGATTCATCTGGCCGATGCGCTCGAACTCCGCCAAGGCGCTCTCTTTCATGCCCGCTTTGACGTAGATCTTGGCCAGGGTGAGCCGAGGTTCGACGGCCTTGGGGGCCAGCGCAACGGCCTTCCGGGCCATGTCCCCGGCCTTGCGCAGGTCGCCACCCCCCTCGTACAGGCAGGTCGCCACCTTGGCGAAAATGTTCGCGTTGGGCTTGCCACGCGAGACCTTTTCGTAGGTCTGCGCGGCCTCCAGGAAGTGCTTGTTGGATTCCTCGTACTTTGCCTGCTCGAGGTAGGTGTCGGCGAGGAGCGCGCTGGCCTTGTCTTGCACCATCTCGAAACGCTCCTTGAGGGCTTCGTCGTCGGGCGCGAGGCTGACCGCAATGCGCAGAGCATTGGCCGCGGAGATCACGTCGCGGGTGGCCATCGCGCCTTCGGCGGCGTCGACGTACTTCTTGACCTGGTTCTCCCGCGCCTGGCTCAGCCGCGCTTCGTAGCGGCGCTTGAGCTCGTCCGCCACGTGCTCCTGGATGGCAATGCGGTTGGACGGCGGGGCTTCCGGCGGCACCGAGGCTCGCCCCGGAGGTACCATCGAGCCGCGCAGCTTTCGCGCCAGCGCGCGCCGCCGCTCTTCAGGGTCCGCCGCCGGTGGCCAGGACGTGCTCGGTGGCGCCTGGCTCGCGCGCTCCGAGAGCCGCGCTTCTTGCTCAATTCGCTGCCTCACCGCCTCGAGCTCGGTGCTCTCGGTGCGCATCGCTCGCTCCAGCGCCTTGGTCCGACTCTGTGCGGCAAGATAGATGTCGTACTCGTCGCGCGTCGCCTTGCGCGCCAAGACCTCCTGCGCCTCGGTCAGGCGCTGGAACACCCGCTCGAGCTTGAGCTTGAAGCTGCCCAGCTTCTTTCCGTAGTATTTATCCGGGTGGAAGATCCCGACGACCTTGAAGTAGGCATCCTTGATGACCTTCTTGTCGGCGTCGGTGCTGACCTCCAGGAGCTCGTAGTGAGAGACCGTCTCGAGCCGATAGTAGTAGTCGAGGATCTTGCGCTTGCGCGGCAGCTCGAGCTCGACGTCCTCGTCCAGCTCGCCGGGATCGTAAAGGGCGGAGGCGGGGTGGGCTGCGTCCTGTTGCTCGGTTGATTTAGCCTCGATGACCGGGTGCGAAATTCGCACGCCCGGAGGGACGGTCGGCTGCTCCCTCTGCGGAGGCGCCGAGGACGTGGCCGCAACGGCGTCTTCGTAGCGAACCGCCCCGAGCTCCACGAGGCGCTTGAGGCTCTCCTTCACCCGACCACTGTCGATGCCCGTCGCGGCAGCGATGTCGGCTTCACTCGAGCGGCCATCGACGCGTGTCAGGACGAAGGCTTCCTCTGGACCGATGGGCAGCGCGCGCATGTCGATGCCGTCGACCACGCGAGGCAGTCGAGCCTGTTCACGCGATTGCACTATCCCTCGGTCTCCAAGCGCCCAAAATACCCGTCGAAGCCTAGCCCGTGGGTCGATTCTTCTGCAAATCAGCCAGGGTCGCCCGGAGCCATCCACAGCCACCAGTCTCGCCCGCTGGAAATGGCCTCCGATAGCGCGGACACAACGCGCTGCGTCATGACGTGCGCGTCGGCGTTTTCACTGTCGATGCGCCGAACGTGCAGCTGAAATCGGGCCGAGCCAGTCGGGCGCGTCAGGGACGCCACCAGCAGTGGAACGTGCGCGGCCAGGGCGAGGCGTGCCGGTCCCGTCGGCAAAAGAGTCCGCCGACCCAGAAAAATCACGTCCGTCGTCTCCACCCGCGCGGGCAGATCCGCGAGCACACCGAGCAGGCGTCCGGTGCGGAGC
Coding sequences within:
- a CDS encoding DnaJ domain-containing protein, whose amino-acid sequence is MQSREQARLPRVVDGIDMRALPIGPEEAFVLTRVDGRSSEADIAAATGIDSGRVKESLKRLVELGAVRYEDAVAATSSAPPQREQPTVPPGVRISHPVIEAKSTEQQDAAHPASALYDPGELDEDVELELPRKRKILDYYYRLETVSHYELLEVSTDADKKVIKDAYFKVVGIFHPDKYYGKKLGSFKLKLERVFQRLTEAQEVLARKATRDEYDIYLAAQSRTKALERAMRTESTELEAVRQRIEQEARLSERASQAPPSTSWPPAADPEERRRALARKLRGSMVPPGRASVPPEAPPSNRIAIQEHVADELKRRYEARLSQARENQVKKYVDAAEGAMATRDVISAANALRIAVSLAPDDEALKERFEMVQDKASALLADTYLEQAKYEESNKHFLEAAQTYEKVSRGKPNANIFAKVATCLYEGGGDLRKAGDMARKAVALAPKAVEPRLTLAKIYVKAGMKESALAEFERIGQMNPGDDTIKDWIKRIKRGDA